Proteins encoded by one window of Papio anubis isolate 15944 chromosome 7, Panubis1.0, whole genome shotgun sequence:
- the OAZ2 gene encoding ornithine decarboxylase antizyme 2 (protein translation is dependent on polyamine-induced +1 ribosomal frameshift): protein MINTQDSSILPLSNCPQLQCCRHIVPGPLWCSDAPHPLSKIPGGRGGGRDPSLSALIYKDEKLTVTQDLPVNDGKPHIVHFQYEVTEVKVSSWDAVLSSQSLFVEIPDGLLADGSKEGLLALLEFAEEKMKVNYVFICFRKGREDRAPLLKTFSFLGFEIVRPGHPCVPSRPDVMFMVYPLDQNLSDED from the exons ATGATAAACACCCAGGACAG TAGTATTTTGCCTTTGAGTAACTGTCCCCAGCTCCAGTGCTGCAGGCACATTGTTCCAGGGCCTCTGTGGTGCTCC GATGCCCCTCACCCACTGTCGAAGATCCCCGGTGGGCGAGGGGGCGGCAGGGATCCTTCTCTCTCAGCTCTAATATATAAG GACGAGAAGCTCACTGTGACCCAGGACCTCCCTGTGAATGATGGAAAACCTCACATCGTCCACTTCCAGTATGAGGTCACCGAGGTGAAGGTCTCTTCTTGGGATGCAGTCCTGTCCAGCCAGAGCCTGTTTGTAGAAATCCCAGATGGATTATTAGCTGATGGGAGCAAAGAAGG ATTGTTAGCACTGCTAGAGTTTGCTGAAGAGAAGATGAAAGTGAACTATGTCTTCATCTGCTTCAGGAAGGGCCGAGAAGACAGAG CTCCACTCCTGAAGACCTTCAGCTTCTTGGGCTTTGAGATTGTACGTCCAGGCCATCCCTGTGTCCCCTCTCGGCCAGATGTGATGTTCATGGTTTATCCCCTGGACCAGAACTTGTCCGATGAGGACTAA